A single window of Papaver somniferum cultivar HN1 unplaced genomic scaffold, ASM357369v1 unplaced-scaffold_139, whole genome shotgun sequence DNA harbors:
- the LOC113335291 gene encoding uncharacterized protein LOC113335291 gives MVFDAEDVEEDMEDHNDPLVLTLPVAGCNIKKILIDGGSSVNVRFYDTFKRMEFNDEQLLSSYYTIYGFNGAATKPLGDIVLQVDAGPMKVDTRFSVVDAPSPYNSIIGRRWVHKLKGVAATYHQYLRFPNSARGNRNKRRPGHCAGVSSFAKPTQ, from the coding sequence ATGGTTTTCGACGCTGAGGAcgtcgaagaagatatggaggatCACAACGACCCACTAGTTCTCACGCTACCAGTAGCAGGGTGCAATATCAAGAAGATCCTCATCGATGGAGGGAGTTCGGTCAATGTTCGGTTCTACGATACCTTCAAACGAATGGAATTTAATGACGAACAACTTTTATCTTcgtactacaccatctacgggttcaacggagcagcCACTAAGCCACTCGGAGACATTGTCTTGCAAGTGGACGCAGGGCcaatgaaagtggacactcggtTTAGTGTGGTAGATGCACCATCACCCTATAACTCCATAATCGGCCGAAGATGGgtgcacaagctcaaaggagtggcTGCTACCTATCACCAATATCTCAGGTTTCCAAACTCCGCAAGGGGTAATAGAAATAAAAGGAGACCAGGTCACTGCGCGGGAGTGTCAAGCTTTGCAAAACCAACTCAATAA